One Streptomyces sp. NBC_01237 genomic region harbors:
- a CDS encoding GTP-binding protein has protein sequence MTTPQTAPSAVKILIAGGFGVGKTTLVGAVSEVAPLRTEEYLTKASIGVDDLAGVGQKDTTTVALDFGRITVSPELVVYLFGTPGQERFWFMWNDLVNGALGGVVIADTRRLDTSFASIDFFESRDIPFVVAINCFHGHNTRTKDEIRSALDLDPHVPLLIGDVRERPFGRDVLLALVDHLMSLPSAAG, from the coding sequence ATGACAACCCCTCAGACAGCGCCCAGCGCCGTCAAGATCCTCATAGCCGGCGGCTTCGGCGTCGGAAAGACCACCCTGGTGGGCGCCGTCAGCGAAGTGGCGCCGCTGCGCACCGAGGAGTACCTGACCAAGGCCAGCATCGGAGTGGACGACCTGGCCGGTGTCGGTCAGAAGGACACGACCACCGTGGCCCTGGACTTCGGACGGATCACGGTCAGTCCCGAGCTGGTGGTCTACCTCTTCGGGACCCCGGGCCAGGAACGCTTCTGGTTCATGTGGAACGACCTGGTCAACGGGGCGCTCGGTGGCGTCGTGATCGCCGACACCCGGCGGCTCGACACCAGTTTCGCCTCGATCGACTTCTTCGAGAGCCGGGACATCCCGTTCGTCGTCGCGATCAACTGCTTCCACGGCCACAACACCCGTACCAAGGACGAGATCCGGTCCGCGCTCGACCTCGATCCGCATGTTCCGCTGCTGATCGGCGATGTCCGGGAGCGGCCGTTCGGGCGCGATGTGCTGCTCGCGCTGGTGGACCACCTGATGAGTCTGCCCTCGGCGGCCGGCTGA
- a CDS encoding DUF742 domain-containing protein, with protein MTPYWDEEPEEDGAGTMVRPYTITRGRTAPERDDFTLITVLTTANDPRDVHGVPLRAGRLQPEHRMILDRCRHSAAVAEVSADLDLPVSVTKILLADLVSQGLLLARAPLSVARASGGARMGLLAAVRDGLRRL; from the coding sequence GTGACGCCCTACTGGGACGAGGAGCCGGAGGAGGACGGCGCGGGCACCATGGTCCGCCCGTACACCATCACCCGGGGCCGGACCGCTCCCGAGCGGGACGACTTCACCCTCATCACCGTGCTGACGACCGCGAACGATCCGCGGGACGTCCACGGTGTACCCCTGCGAGCGGGCAGGCTCCAGCCGGAGCACCGCATGATCCTGGACCGCTGCCGGCACTCGGCCGCGGTCGCCGAGGTCTCCGCCGACCTCGATCTGCCGGTCTCGGTGACCAAGATCCTGCTGGCGGATCTGGTCTCCCAGGGCCTGCTGCTGGCCCGTGCCCCGCTGTCGGTGGCACGGGCGTCCGGCGGGGCCCGCATGGGCCTGCTGGCCGCTGTACGTGACGGACTCCGGAGACTCTGA
- a CDS encoding roadblock/LC7 domain-containing protein, giving the protein MTRTTATLQDLDWLLDGLVDSVAETLNAVLLSDDGLVVSHSRTIERADAERLAAICTGQQSLARGAGQLFNGGSVHQVIVELADLWLFIITAGQGTHLAVVASQEVDAEVMSLAMHNLVQQVGQKLSAPVRGDFDAFGTGDGQRV; this is encoded by the coding sequence ATGACACGCACAACGGCCACCCTCCAGGATCTCGACTGGCTGCTCGACGGTTTGGTGGACTCGGTGGCCGAGACGCTGAACGCCGTCCTGCTGTCCGACGACGGACTGGTGGTGAGCCATTCGCGCACCATCGAGCGCGCCGACGCCGAGCGGCTGGCCGCCATCTGCACCGGCCAGCAGAGCCTGGCCCGGGGGGCCGGCCAGCTGTTCAACGGTGGTTCCGTCCACCAGGTCATCGTCGAACTGGCCGACCTGTGGCTTTTCATCATCACGGCGGGCCAGGGCACCCATCTGGCCGTGGTCGCCTCCCAGGAGGTGGACGCCGAGGTGATGTCGCTGGCCATGCACAACCTGGTCCAGCAGGTCGGTCAGAAGCTCAGCGCCCCGGTGCGCGGTGACTTCGACGCCTTCGGTACCGGGGACGGGCAGCGGGTGTGA
- a CDS encoding sensor histidine kinase gives MRLAPIVKEHALRTRASRRTDSTTMSLRTALLVLAIVPGVALAALWAVTSGQTLLDFQRQAAQGQLAEKAGQPSNIVYYNLQEERRLSAEALAASGGSTEALDRQRALTDDAIDTFQSVSDVSTDDAPAEVRDAVGKAREAINQLPAQRTLVDQGDNKQQTVVYDYYTDLIAVDLKLFSALSHVDNGKVTTLSQPLVDLFWTKEMISRSDAILARGWPKGKLSVEDLQQLRGEVSAQPFQYGTKVLPYLPDDERSMWQEITDSEAWKAKTAVEEKALRPATPDDSGMVALDTEHRTWRQAMDDLTPQLVELLEHRTAMVVEQGKGTVMSLLLKMALTTVIGLAAVIAVIVTTWRLTRTLRRRIGGLQERAEELEKTLPEVVERLGQGEKIDVEAEARAIEPDRGSGTSDELTKLGDALNLARTSALNAAVKQADQHRGFERLLQRIARRTQQLIGQQLKKLDELERKHEDPEVLDGLFDLDHLTARLRRYEENLVILAGGAPHRRWRKPVPLLDVMRSAQGEVQDYRRVVLDLDGAPWLSERAIGPVSHVLAELIENALSFSRPPSPVEVRAAKVSRGLAIEVEDRGLGMDEKQLAEANELMSRPPRMDVLAHADDIRLGLYVIARLADQHGLRVEFRPSAFGGTRVVVLVPDELTVADPSAGPVGVAPAAALPSAQGRTTASTAAPGALPTRVQGRAMAGVTALVDHAAARAERGDRAERPGRPEQPGERDLPGRSEQPAQADPFAAPGQPYTAPQDPYAPVPQPYAGAEGTYAVPEQPYTSAEETYASPDESYPPSEQPYGPAGQPYAGAESAYPPPGNPFPAEANRYAGGEDPYAAPEQPYMTAAGQYPVPGHPYASAEEPYPVPPEPSYPQTYAEPSYPEPSYAERDPVTPPLPAQSEHPALPPAPALPESGGEPPLPRRVRQASLVDELRIDPAARPAVPRPPSWDENPLLRPAPRRAGAAIGAFQRRSRAARATEEPPAPPVPPASPFPTREERS, from the coding sequence GTGAGGCTGGCACCCATCGTCAAGGAGCATGCCCTGCGCACGCGCGCGTCTCGGCGGACCGACTCGACCACCATGTCGTTGCGGACAGCCCTGCTCGTACTGGCCATCGTCCCCGGTGTCGCACTGGCAGCCCTCTGGGCCGTCACCAGTGGACAGACACTGCTCGACTTTCAACGCCAGGCAGCCCAGGGACAGTTGGCCGAGAAGGCCGGCCAACCGTCCAACATCGTGTACTACAACCTGCAGGAGGAGCGGCGGCTGAGCGCCGAAGCCCTGGCCGCCTCCGGAGGTTCCACCGAGGCCCTGGACCGTCAGCGGGCGCTCACCGACGACGCGATCGACACCTTCCAGTCGGTCTCCGACGTGTCCACCGACGACGCTCCCGCGGAGGTCCGTGACGCGGTCGGCAAGGCCCGCGAGGCGATCAACCAGCTGCCCGCCCAGCGAACTCTGGTCGACCAGGGCGACAACAAGCAGCAAACCGTGGTGTACGACTACTACACCGACCTGATCGCCGTGGACCTCAAGCTGTTCTCCGCGCTCAGCCATGTGGACAACGGCAAGGTGACCACGCTGTCGCAGCCGCTCGTCGACCTGTTCTGGACCAAGGAGATGATCTCCCGTTCGGACGCGATCCTGGCCCGTGGCTGGCCCAAGGGGAAGCTGAGCGTCGAGGACCTCCAGCAGTTGCGCGGGGAGGTCTCCGCCCAGCCCTTCCAGTACGGCACCAAGGTCCTTCCCTACCTGCCCGACGACGAGCGGTCGATGTGGCAGGAGATCACCGACAGCGAGGCGTGGAAGGCCAAGACGGCGGTCGAGGAGAAGGCCCTGCGGCCCGCCACTCCCGACGACTCCGGGATGGTGGCCCTGGACACGGAGCACAGGACCTGGCGTCAGGCGATGGACGACCTCACGCCCCAGCTGGTGGAACTGCTGGAGCACCGCACCGCGATGGTCGTCGAGCAGGGCAAGGGGACCGTCATGTCCCTGCTGCTCAAGATGGCGCTCACCACCGTGATCGGTCTGGCCGCGGTGATCGCGGTCATCGTGACCACCTGGCGCCTCACCCGTACGCTGCGGCGCCGGATCGGCGGTCTCCAGGAACGGGCCGAGGAGCTGGAGAAGACGCTCCCCGAGGTCGTCGAGCGGCTGGGCCAGGGCGAGAAGATCGATGTCGAGGCCGAGGCCCGCGCGATCGAGCCGGACAGGGGCAGCGGTACGTCCGACGAGCTCACCAAGCTCGGTGACGCCCTGAACCTGGCGCGCACCAGCGCCCTCAACGCCGCGGTCAAACAGGCCGACCAGCACCGCGGCTTCGAGCGGCTCCTCCAGCGCATCGCCCGCCGCACCCAGCAGCTGATCGGCCAGCAGCTCAAGAAGCTGGACGAGCTGGAGCGCAAGCACGAGGACCCCGAGGTACTGGACGGGCTGTTCGACCTGGACCACCTCACCGCGCGCCTGCGACGGTACGAGGAGAACCTCGTCATCCTCGCCGGAGGTGCCCCGCACCGGCGCTGGCGCAAGCCCGTACCCCTGCTGGACGTCATGCGGTCCGCCCAGGGCGAGGTGCAGGACTACCGCCGTGTGGTGCTGGATCTCGACGGCGCCCCCTGGCTGTCCGAGCGGGCCATCGGCCCGGTCTCCCATGTGCTGGCCGAGCTGATCGAGAACGCGCTGAGCTTCTCCCGGCCGCCCAGCCCGGTCGAGGTCCGCGCCGCCAAGGTGAGCCGGGGCCTGGCCATCGAGGTCGAGGACCGCGGTCTCGGGATGGACGAGAAGCAGCTGGCCGAGGCCAACGAGCTGATGAGCCGGCCGCCCCGGATGGACGTCCTCGCGCACGCGGACGACATCCGCCTCGGCCTCTATGTGATCGCCCGCCTCGCGGACCAGCACGGTCTGCGGGTCGAGTTCCGGCCGTCCGCCTTCGGCGGTACGCGGGTCGTCGTCCTCGTCCCCGACGAGCTGACGGTCGCCGATCCGTCCGCCGGTCCCGTCGGTGTGGCGCCGGCCGCCGCGCTCCCCTCCGCCCAGGGCCGGACCACCGCGTCCACCGCGGCTCCGGGCGCCCTGCCCACCCGCGTCCAGGGCAGGGCGATGGCCGGGGTCACCGCCCTGGTCGACCACGCCGCCGCCCGCGCGGAACGCGGCGACCGCGCCGAACGCCCCGGTCGGCCGGAGCAGCCCGGCGAGCGGGATCTGCCGGGCCGGTCCGAGCAGCCCGCGCAGGCCGATCCGTTCGCCGCCCCCGGGCAGCCGTACACCGCCCCGCAGGACCCGTACGCACCTGTCCCACAGCCGTACGCCGGTGCCGAGGGCACGTACGCCGTCCCGGAGCAGCCGTACACGTCCGCCGAGGAGACGTACGCCTCGCCCGACGAGTCGTACCCGCCGTCGGAGCAGCCGTACGGACCGGCCGGGCAGCCGTACGCGGGCGCCGAGTCCGCGTACCCGCCGCCCGGGAACCCGTTCCCGGCGGAGGCGAACCGCTACGCGGGCGGCGAGGACCCGTACGCCGCGCCGGAGCAGCCGTACATGACGGCAGCCGGGCAGTACCCGGTGCCGGGTCACCCGTACGCGTCCGCCGAGGAGCCGTACCCGGTGCCGCCCGAGCCGTCGTACCCGCAGACCTACGCGGAGCCGTCCTACCCGGAGCCGTCCTACGCGGAGCGCGACCCCGTCACGCCCCCGCTGCCGGCGCAGTCCGAACACCCGGCCCTCCCCCCGGCACCGGCGCTCCCGGAGTCCGGTGGGGAGCCCCCGCTCCCGCGCCGGGTCCGCCAGGCCAGCCTGGTGGACGAGCTGCGGATCGATCCGGCAGCCCGGCCCGCCGTGCCCAGGCCCCCGAGCTGGGACGAGAACCCGCTGCTCCGGCCGGCCCCCCGTCGGGCCGGAGCCGCCATCGGCGCGTTCCAGCGGAGGTCGCGCGCGGCACGCGCGACCGAGGAGCCACCGGCACCGCCCGTACCTCCCGCCTCCCCCTTTCCCACGAGAGAAGAACGGTCATGA
- a CDS encoding (4Fe-4S)-binding protein — protein MTSEPPPHPAARSYDGEGITVSYDAHRCLHAAECVHGLPTVFEVGRKPWIMPANASADEVADVIHRCPSGALQYHRTDGLPDEVPDAPTHVSLHADGVLHLRGDLEIDTLEGTRRETRVMLCGCGRTGNAPFCDHSGKCAGHV, from the coding sequence GTGACCAGCGAACCGCCCCCGCACCCCGCCGCCAGGTCGTACGACGGCGAGGGCATCACCGTCAGCTACGACGCCCACCGCTGCCTGCACGCCGCCGAATGCGTGCACGGGCTGCCCACCGTCTTCGAGGTCGGGCGCAAGCCGTGGATCATGCCGGCCAACGCCTCCGCCGACGAGGTGGCCGACGTCATCCACCGCTGCCCGAGCGGTGCCCTCCAGTACCACCGCACCGACGGCCTGCCGGACGAGGTCCCCGATGCGCCGACCCATGTCTCCCTGCACGCCGACGGAGTGCTCCATCTGCGCGGGGACCTGGAGATCGACACCCTCGAAGGGACCCGGCGGGAGACCCGGGTGATGCTGTGCGGCTGCGGGCGCACGGGGAACGCGCCCTTCTGCGACCACAGCGGGAAGTGCGCCGGCCACGTCTGA